In Mytilus edulis chromosome 4, xbMytEdul2.2, whole genome shotgun sequence, the following proteins share a genomic window:
- the LOC139518359 gene encoding uncharacterized protein codes for MPTVRERSCSEKEVQAIRFNHNEQQCLEKKVNGLKQEGACSIHLINQTHKNIKVSYKSLKDKVSKIKTHLNVKEIEEFRKLENNGKIEIFKSISKPDSASRISTYAKRLQIEYDENQSTSAAKHSDDLIHINPFNDDDVTRKDLLLRQISDLNDRFNAVREKERAFEHGLVPNKSTIISVKTNKKIIKSDSDDETDQCDRQQRTNVGQSETSHKNKVCRRESVLRPSTSFAFSSNKHVHDVIRPATSLGNCKSELFEKKKNKSSAIKRSKSVKVAPSKESEYTQEFKTVKSSKSKSVNRTKSLKKATSFDSSTEKEIIPELDEPHLADNSFCTEPTFQTEKNPIDDHNSEEGTGNKHVLINVKKCSNILPEEQTNTKTLKGKGQTKRSSSFKHGNSVTEHHVSICNSPEGQGNNKTKLKRHHTVKVRPTTAVSTGSENNSLQHMIFKKGSKVRPSTAISSCTENSTPRSAAMSALSGRSEAVANIIACMNGPQHAPFDCHAAAERVEKEINTKTILEEGRTKFLSRDSVESNLGHDLHQELRKELIQEEEKEAIKIEDKICSFMDRLNEKLKSEKPTKEPWSVQTSMLSVNDSLKRQSDVPEIKRVNMRRQNKFSEEEERKMKQNMYRRSSTAWKDVNKCRYLRIEESKIDLSGIKTLAADQFSLLNNLKYTGYEAVV; via the coding sequence ATGCCAACTGTGAGAGAGCGATCCTGCTCAGAAAAAGAGGTTCAAGCAATTAGATTTAATCATAACGAACAGCAATGTTTAGAAAAGAAAGTAAACGGACTGAAACAAGAGGGAGCATGCTCGATTCACCTCATAAATCAAACACACAAGAATATCAAAGTCAGCTATAAATCTTTGAAGGACAAAGTTTCAAAAATAAAGACTCATTTGAATGTTAAAGAAATTGAAGAATTTCGAAAATTGGAAAACAAcggaaaaattgaaatatttaaatcaatttcGAAACCAGATTCAGCAAGTCGAATTTCAACATACGCTAAAAGATTACAAATTGAATATGACGAAAATCAATCGACTTCTGCAGCGAAACATAGCGATGATTTGATCCACATCAACCCTTTCAATGACGATGATGTGACGCGGAAGGATCTTCTGTTAAGACAAATAAGTGATCTCAACGATCGTTTTAATGCTGTACGAGAGAAAGAAAGAGCTTTTGAACATGGACTCGTTCCAAATAAATCAACGATAATTTCTgtcaaaactaataaaaaaataatcaaaagtgACAGTGATGACGAAACCGACCAGTGTGACAGACAACAAAGGACAAATGTAGGTCAATCCGAAACCTCTCATAAAAATAAAGTCTGTAGAAGGGAATCAGTGCTAAGACCGAGTACGTCATTTGCCTTTTCTAGCAATAAACATGTACATGACGTAATACGACCGGCAACAAGTTTAGGCAATTGTAAATctgagttatttgaaaaaaagaaaaacaaatcttCAGCCATCAAACGATCAAAGAGTGTAAAAGTAGCTCCATCGAAAGAATCAGAATATACCCAAGAATTTAAAACTGTTAAAAGTTCCAAATCCAAATCTGTCAACAGaacaaaaagtttgaaaaaagcCACATCGTTTGATAGTTCAACGGAGAAAGAAATAATACCGGAACTTGACGAGCCACACTTAGCAGATAACAGTTTCTGCACTGAACCTACCTTTCAAACCGAAAAGAACCCAATTGATGATCATAACTCTGAAGAAGGTACTGGTAATAAGCATGTATTAATCAACGTGAAAAAATGTTCCAATATATTGCCGGAAGAACAAACAAATACCAAGACTTTAAAAGGAAAAGGACAAACTAAAAGATCCAGTAGTTTTAAGCATGGAAACTCAGTCACAGAGCATCATGTTTCCATTTGTAATAGCCCAGAAGGTCAAggtaacaataaaacaaaactaaaaaggCACCATACTGTAAAAGTAAGACCAACTACAGCTGTAAGCACCGGCTCAGAAAACAATTCCTTACAACACATGATTTTTAAGAAAGGTTCAAAGGTCAGACCGTCAACAGCTATTAGCAGTTGCACAGAAAACAGTACACCAAGAAGTGCTGCAATGTCTGCACTATCTGGTAGAAGTGAAGCTGTGGCAAACATAATAGCATGCATGAATGGGCCACAGCATGCTCCATTCGATTGCCATGCCGCAGCAGAAAGAGTGGAGAAAGAAATCAATACAAAAACAATACTTGAAGAAGGCAGGACTAAATTTTTGTCACGTGATTCTGTTGAAAGTAATCTCGGACATGATTTACATCAAGAGTTAAGAAAAGAACTAATTCAAGAGGAAGAAAAAGAAGCAATTAAAATTGAGGATAAAATATGCAGTTTTATGGACAGATTAAACGAGAAGTTGAAGTCAGAAAAGCCTACCAAAGAACCGTGGTCGGTACAGACATCAATGTTATCCGTGAACGATTCGTTGAAACGTCAATCGGATGTTCCTGAAATCAAACGTGTAAATATGAGAAGACAAAATAAGTTTTCTGAAGAGGAAGAAAGAAAAATGAAACAGAATATGTACAGAAGATCATCTACAGCATGGAAAGATGTTAACAAATGTAGATATTTAAGGATCGAAGAAAGTAAAATAGACTTATCTGGGATAAAAACGTTAGCTGCAGATCAGTTTTCATTACTTAACAATCTGAAATATACCGGTTATGAGGCGGTTGTTTAG